One window of Hippoglossus stenolepis isolate QCI-W04-F060 chromosome 1, HSTE1.2, whole genome shotgun sequence genomic DNA carries:
- the lctla gene encoding lactase-like a yields MQFILRTHHVITLVLCVSASDDFDWTKNERTSFYYGTFPTGFSWGVGSSAYQTEGAWNIDGKGASIWDSFAHRKGKIFLNDTGDSSCEGYYKFKDDVTLMKDMKLNHYRFSISWPRILPSGLKSEHINEKGIKYYNDLINMLLDNKITPVVTLYHWDLPQVLQEKYGGWQNVSMVNYFNDFANLCFERFGNRVRNWITFNNPWSIAVEGYETGEHAPGLKLKGTGAYRAAHHLIKAHAKVWHTYDTQWRSKQKGLVGISLTADWGEPVDVTNQRDIEAAERYIQFYMGWFATPIFNGDYPQVMKDYVGRKSGQQGLGASRLPVFSPQEKSYIRGTCDFLGLGHFTTRYITQKNYPSGVGDSYFADRDLAELVDPKWPDPGSEWLYSVPWGFRRLLNFVKTQYGNPMIYVTENGVSEKMLCTDLCDDWRMQYFKDYINEMLKAIKDGVNIKGYTAWSLLDNFEWDEGYSERFGLYYVDFRNKNKPRYPKASVQFYKRIISSNGFPNQREVESWKRKAVETCSSSNQLLAADPLIGHMEMVTEIVVPTVCTLCILLSAVFLMFLLRGRL; encoded by the exons ATGCAGTTCATCCTGAGGACGCACCATGTGATCACACTGGTGCTGTGTGTTTCAGCCTCTGACGACTTCGACTGGACCAAGAACGAGAGAACGTCTTTCTACTATGGAACCTTCCCTACTG gTTTCTCGTGGGGGGTGGGCAGCTCGGCCTATCAGACTGAAGGAGCGTGGAACATCGATGGGAAAGGAGCGAGCATCTGGGATTCCTTCGCCCACAGGAAGGGGAAGATATTCCTAAATGACACAGGAGACTCGTCGTGTGAGGGATACTACAAATTCAAG GACGACGTCACCTTGATGAAAGACATGAAGCTGAATCATTATCGTTTCTCCATCTCCTGGCCGAGGATTTTACCAAGCGGACTGAAAA GCGAACACATCAATGAGAAAGGAATCAAATATTACAACGACCTGATCAACATGCTGCTGGACAATAAGATCACACCTGTCGTCACCCTGTACCACTGGGACCTACCTCAG GTCCTACAGGAGAAGTACGGCGGCTGGCAGAACGTCAGCATGGTTAACTACTTCAACGACTTTGCCAACTTGTGCTTTGAGAGATTTGGAAACCGAGTGAGGAACTGGATCACCTTCAACAATCCGTGG TCGATTGCTGTGGAGGGATATGAGACAGGGGAACATGCACCGGGGCTGAAGCTGAAGGGAACCGGAGCGTACAGAGCTGCCCACCACCTCATCAAA GCTCATGCTAAGGTCTGGCACACGTATGACACACAGTggagaagcaaacaaaaag gcctGGTTGGGATCTCTCTAACAGCTGACTGGGGCGAGCCAGTGGACGTCACCAACCAGAGGGACAtcgaagcagcagagagatacATCCAGTTCTACATGGGCTGGTTTGCGACTCCCATCTTCAACGGGGATTACCCCCAAGTTATGAAAGATTACGTCG GCAGGAAGAGCGGCCAGCAGGGCCTGGGAGCTTCACGCCTCCCCGTCTTCTCACCTCAGGAGAAGAGTTACATCCGAGGAACCTGTGACTTCCTGGGCCTCGGACATTTCACCACCCGCTACATCACCCAGAAGAATTACCCGTCAGGCGTCGGGGACAGCTACTTCGCTGACCGTGACCTGGCTGAGCTGGTTGACCCTAAATGGCCCGACCCCGGCTCCGAGTGGCTCTACTCTGTCCCCTGGGGCTTCAGACGCCTGCTGAACTTTGTCAAG actcagtACGGAAACCCAATGATCTACGTGACGGAGAACGGCGTATCAGAGAAGATGCTCTGCACCGACCTCTGTGACGACTGGAGGATGCAGTACTTCAAAGATTACATCAACGAAATGCTCAAAG CGATTAAAGACGGGGTCAACATCAAGGGCTACACAGCCTGGTCGCTGCTCGACAACTTTGAGTGGGACGAAGGATACTCCGAAAGGTTCGGCCTGTACTACGTGGACTTCAGGAACAAGAACAAACCCCGTTACCCGAAGGCCTCTGTCCAGTTCTACAAACGCATCATCAGCTCCAACGGCTTTCCCAACCAGAGAGAG gtggAGAGCTGGAAGAGGAAAGCTGTGGAGACCTGTTCCTCCAGTAACCAGCTCCTGGCTGCAG ATCCGCTGATCGGCCACATGGAGATGGTCACAGAGATCGTGGTTCCCACCGTGTGCACGCTCTGCATCCTGCTCAGCGCCGTCTTCCTCATGTTCCTGCTGCGTGGACGCctctga